A DNA window from Hoplias malabaricus isolate fHopMal1 chromosome 5, fHopMal1.hap1, whole genome shotgun sequence contains the following coding sequences:
- the LOC136697705 gene encoding histone H2B-like, which translates to MPEPAKSAPKKGSKKAVTKTAGKGGKKRKRSRKESYAIYVYKVLKQVHPDTGISSKAMGIMNSFVNDIFERIGGEASRLAHYNKRSTITSREIQTAVRLLLPGELAKHAVSEGTKAVTKYTSSK; encoded by the coding sequence ATGCCTGAGCCAGCAAAGTCAGCCCCGAAGAAAGGGTCAAAGAAAGCCGTGACCAAGACGGCAGGAAAAGGCGGTAAGAAGCGTAAGCGCTCCAGGAAGGAGAGCTATGCTATCTACGTGTACAAGGTGCTGAAGCAGGTCCACCCCGATACTGGTATCTCTTCCAAGGCTATGGGGATCATGAACTCGTTCGTCAACGATATTTTCGAGCGCATCGGCGGCGAGGCTTCCCGTTTGGCTCACTACAACAAGCGCTCCACTATCACCTCTAGGGAGATCCAGACCGCCGTGCGCCTGCTTCTGCCCGGTGAACTGGCCAAGCACGCCGTGTCCGAGGGCACCAAGGCCGTCACCAAGTACACCAGCTCCAAGTAA